Proteins encoded together in one Paracidovorax wautersii window:
- a CDS encoding MerR family DNA-binding transcriptional regulator, with product MSITYTIGDLAKEFDLTTRAMRFYEDMGLLQPERTGPGGRNRVYTARDRTRLRLTLRAKRLGLSLVEAKEIIDLYDSPRDTGVQLRKFLEVLAQHRGKLEAQMADLQANLEEIREHEAEAQALLQRTPEGRVHKAAH from the coding sequence ATGTCCATCACCTACACCATTGGAGATCTGGCGAAGGAGTTCGATCTCACGACGCGGGCCATGCGCTTCTATGAGGACATGGGCCTGCTGCAGCCGGAGCGCACCGGACCGGGAGGGCGCAACCGCGTGTATACCGCGCGGGACCGCACGCGTCTGCGGCTCACGCTGCGGGCCAAACGCTTGGGTTTGTCGTTGGTAGAGGCCAAGGAAATCATCGATCTCTACGATAGCCCTCGGGATACCGGTGTCCAGTTGCGCAAGTTTCTCGAGGTGCTGGCACAGCACCGCGGCAAGCTGGAAGCGCAAATGGCCGATCTGCAGGCCAACCTTGAAGAAATCCGCGAGCACGAGGCCGAGGCCCAGGCACTGCTGCAGCGAACGCCGGAAGGGCGCGTGCACAAGGCGGCCCACTGA
- a CDS encoding PaaI family thioesterase, whose translation MATLAARLERIEAGAVDIALDWAPSLTQQHGFLHAGMVATALDSACGYAAFTLMAEDAAVLTIEFKINLLAPARGQSFRMQGRVIKPGHTITFAEGQAFALDHGRETLVATMGCTLMAVVGRSSVPA comes from the coding sequence ATGGCCACGCTTGCAGCGCGTCTCGAACGCATCGAAGCGGGTGCTGTGGATATCGCCCTAGACTGGGCGCCCTCCTTGACGCAGCAGCACGGCTTTCTGCATGCCGGCATGGTCGCGACGGCGCTCGATTCTGCCTGCGGTTATGCCGCCTTCACGCTGATGGCCGAAGACGCCGCCGTGCTGACCATCGAGTTCAAGATCAATTTGCTGGCCCCCGCCCGCGGCCAGTCGTTTCGCATGCAGGGGCGCGTCATCAAACCCGGGCACACGATCACCTTTGCCGAGGGCCAAGCTTTTGCGCTCGACCACGGGCGGGAGACGCTGGTGGCCACGATGGGATGCACGTTGATGGCCGTGGTCGGCCGCAGCAGTGTTCCGGCCTGA
- a CDS encoding isovaleryl-CoA dehydrogenase — MTAPANLPGLNFQLGDDIDALRDAVHDFAQAEIAPRAAEIDRSDQFPMDLWRKMGDLGVLGITVPEQYGGAAMGYLAHMVAMEEISRASASVGLSYGAHSNLCVNQINRNGSEEQKQKYLPRLISGEHVGALAMSEPGAGSDVISMKLKAEDKGGYYLLNGTKMWITNGPDADTLVVYAKTEPELGARGVTAFLIEKGMPGFSVAQKLDKLGMRGSHTGELVFENVEVPASQVLGGVNNGAKVLMSGLDYERAVLTGGPLGIMQSVMDNVVPYIHDRKQFGQSIGEFQLIQGKVADMYTVLQAGRSFAYTVAKNLDLLGSDHVRQVRKDCASVILWCAEKATWMAGEGVQIHGGNGYINEYPLGRLWRDAKLYEIGAGTSEIRRMLIGRELFAETC; from the coding sequence ATGACCGCACCGGCCAACCTGCCCGGCCTGAATTTCCAACTGGGTGACGACATCGACGCACTGCGGGATGCCGTCCATGATTTCGCACAAGCAGAAATCGCCCCTCGCGCCGCCGAGATCGACCGCTCCGACCAGTTCCCCATGGACCTGTGGCGCAAGATGGGTGACTTGGGCGTGCTCGGAATCACCGTGCCGGAGCAGTATGGCGGCGCGGCCATGGGCTACCTGGCGCACATGGTGGCGATGGAGGAAATCTCGCGCGCCAGTGCATCCGTTGGCCTGTCCTACGGCGCGCACAGCAACCTGTGCGTGAACCAGATCAACCGCAATGGCTCCGAAGAGCAGAAGCAGAAGTACCTGCCGCGCCTGATCTCCGGCGAGCACGTGGGCGCACTGGCCATGAGCGAGCCTGGCGCTGGTTCCGACGTGATCAGCATGAAGCTGAAGGCCGAGGACAAGGGCGGCTACTACCTGCTCAACGGCACGAAGATGTGGATTACCAATGGCCCGGATGCCGACACGCTGGTGGTCTACGCCAAGACGGAGCCAGAACTCGGCGCGCGCGGCGTCACCGCTTTTCTGATCGAGAAGGGCATGCCCGGTTTTTCCGTCGCCCAGAAGCTGGACAAGCTGGGCATGCGCGGCAGCCACACGGGCGAGTTGGTGTTCGAGAACGTGGAGGTACCGGCTTCCCAGGTGCTGGGCGGCGTGAACAACGGCGCCAAGGTGCTGATGAGCGGTCTGGACTACGAACGCGCTGTGCTCACGGGCGGGCCACTGGGCATCATGCAGTCGGTGATGGACAACGTGGTGCCTTATATTCACGACCGCAAGCAGTTCGGCCAAAGCATCGGCGAGTTCCAGCTGATCCAGGGCAAGGTGGCGGATATGTACACCGTGCTCCAGGCCGGCCGCTCGTTTGCCTACACCGTCGCCAAGAACCTCGATCTCCTGGGCTCGGACCATGTGCGTCAGGTGCGCAAGGACTGCGCCAGCGTGATTCTGTGGTGCGCCGAGAAGGCCACCTGGATGGCGGGCGAGGGCGTGCAGATCCACGGCGGCAACGGCTACATCAACGAGTACCCCCTGGGCCGCCTGTGGCGCGATGCCAAGCTGTACGAGATCGGCGCGGGCACCAGCGAGATCCGCCGCATGCTGATCGGCCGCGAACTGTTTGCAGAAACCTGCTAA